A genomic window from Sebastes fasciatus isolate fSebFas1 chromosome 7, fSebFas1.pri, whole genome shotgun sequence includes:
- the LOC141771626 gene encoding 4F2 cell-surface antigen heavy chain: protein MEQTEEPARMPLNAGGGDPGYGSVAGPGLSGTTGGGSESAPLLIPVPELEPEEHSFQNWRPLSKEELEVAAGGPGWRKVRCYLVLLFWLTWLAMLAVAVAIIVMSPRPVVPPLSWWQKTLFYRLQPDLQAEGSEGINALCEQLPYLRSLGIGALILEGLFDKKASPLNLNVTGERFGTLPQIQHLLAESNKAGLKVVLDVCELDLLGPQDAAGNETSTLSDSHALRFWLQQGAAGFAICDTDAAYSEKTLLVWKGVFEEFSSEDDEEEERIVVVKQTRDVLPPLKNQGNVTLVDVVMRSILPSSQHLLSYKEVADAIETGLQTREENTWPSWTVEGKASNDLKKLLLVLVMTLPGSPAVQYDKDIDQRQNVSLKVGSSHRDGNEPSDTNTDKEKKRKHSAVALFTSLSHSRAREEALLFGNFTFLPFNSSTNSSSSSSNSTLPSPSSSPPILAFLRSWGCVHFLILLNVGPEPHALDPAWAPSLPKAGVFVSNTGMDRLGSTTLDALELRPHEAIVIKLFEAGSYS from the exons ATGGAGCAAACTGAGGAG CCAGCCAGGATGCCCCTGAACGCAGGGGGAGGAGACCCCGGCTACGGCAGCGTGGCCGGCCCCGGGCTGTCGGGCACCACGGGCGGCGGCTCGGAGTCGGCCCCGCTGCTCATCCCGGTACCGGAGCTCGAACCGGAGGAGCACAGCTTCCAGAACTGGCGGCCCCTCAGcaaggaggagctggaggtcgCAGCGGGCGGTCCGGGCTGGAGGAAGGTGCGCTGTTACCTGGTGCTGCTGTTCTGGCTCACCTGGCTGGCCATGCTCGCAGTCGCCGTCGCCATCATCGTGATGAGCCCGAGGCCGGTGGTGCCGCCGCTCAGCTGGTGGCAGAAGACGCTGTTCTACCGGCTGCAGCCAGACCTGCAGGCCGAGGGGTCAGAGGGCATCAACG CGCTGTGTGAGCAGCTTCCCTACCTCAGGTCTCTGGGTATCGGAGCTCTGATCCTGGAGGGTCTGTTTGACAAGAAGGCGTCTCCTCTAAACCTCAACGTGACTGGTGAAAGGTTCGGGACTTTGCCTCAGATCCAGCATCTGCTCGCAGAGAGCAACAAAGCAG GTCTCAAAGTGGTGTTGGACGTCTGTGAACTGGATCTACTGGGACCTCAGGATGCAGCAGGAAACGAGACATCAACCCTCTCGGACTCG CATGCTCTCCGGTTCTGGCTGCAGCAGGGTGCGGCAGGCTTTGCGATCTGTGACACAGATGCAGCGTATTCAGAAAAG ACTCTGCTAGTGTGGAAAGGTGTCTTCGAAGAGTTCAGcagtgaggatgatgaggaggaggaaag GATTGTGGTGGTAAAACAGACGAGAGACGTTCTGCCGCCTCTAAAAAACCAGGGCAACGTTACGCTGGTGGATGTGGTCATGAGGTCGATTCTGCCGTCTTCACAACACCTCCTGTCTTACAAGGAAGTGGCAGATGCCATAGAGACGGGCCTGCAAacaagagaagaaaacacatgGCCCAGCTGGACA GTTGAGGGTAAAGCATCCAACGACTTGAAGAAGTTACTCCTTGTGTTGGTGATGACTCTGCCGGGATCACCTGCGGTCCAGTACGACAAAGACATCGACCAAAGACAG AATGTGTCTCTGAAAGTTGGCTCGTCACATAGAGACGGGAATGAACCATCCGACACAAATACA gacaaagagaagaagaggaaacatTCGGCTGTAGCTCTCTTCACCTCCCTCAGTCACTCCAGAGCCAGAGAAGAAGCTCTTCTCTTCGGCAACTTCACTTTCCTCCCCTTCAATTCTTCCAcaaactcctcctcttcctcctccaactCCACTCTTCCCTCTCCTTCATCATCTCCCCCGATCTTGGCCTTCTTACGCTCCTGGGGTTGCGTCCACTTCCTCATTCTGCTCAACGTCGGGCCCGAGCCTCACGCCCTGGATCCCGCCTGGGCCCCGAGTCTGCCCAAAGCCGGAGTGTTCGTGAGCAACACGGGAATGGACCGCTTGGGATCGACGACCCTGGACGCGCTGGAGCTGCGGCCCCACGAAGCCATCGTCATCAAACTGTTTGAGGCAGGAAGCTACTCGTAG
- the ptgir gene encoding prostacyclin receptor, translating to MNKSMVSNETCHNTTCNDTLIVNGDGKPATSIIMFLAAVVGNLLALFILGVHQKEHRSRSSVFCILVTGLALTDLLGTCLLSPPVFICYACNSSLISLGGPSLCKLFGFAMSFFGLAPTLILCAMAVERCLAISHPYFYSVHIRRSFAKVTLFFIYLFSLAFCLLPYAGYGKFRQYCPGTWCFIDMDATGDDQASLVLAFSLSYSSLMALLIFAVFVCNGSVIVSLVQMHRSQMMRRGSVGSTGRKRKLSLAWFAQGDEEVDHLVLLALITVIFVVCSLPLTIAGFINAIHPFCGDTENLTAFRFYALNPIVDPWVFIICRKSVFRHLCSLLSCRFSRRAVKTTAHCTLSLPLDNHIQRNPPDVTTPQTNTFSSLPL from the exons atgaacaaaagcATGGTTTCAAACGAAACGTGTCACAACACCACCTGCAATGACACTCTCATCGTGAACGGGGATGGCAAGCCGGCGACGAGCATCATCATGTTCTTGGCCGCCGTGGTGGGCAACCTGCTGGCCCTCTTCATCCTCGGGGTGCACCAGAAGGAGCACCGCTCCAGGTCCTCCGTGTTCTGCATCTTGGTGACCGGCCTGGCCCTCACCGACCTGCTGGGCACCTGCCTCCTCAGCCCGCCCGTGTTCATCTGCTACGCCTGCAACTCGTCCCTGATCAGCCTGGGCGGCCCGAGCCTGTGCAAGCTCTTCGGCTTCGCCATGAGCTTCTTCGGCCTGGCGCCCACACTCATCCTGTGCGCCATGGCCGTGGAGCGCTGCCTGGCCATCAGCCACCCTTACTTTTACTCTGTGCACATCCGCCGCAGCTTCGCCAAAGTGACCCTTTTCTTTATTTACCTCTTTTCTTTGGCCTTCTGCCTCCTGCCGTACGCAGGCTACGGCAAATTCAGACAGTACTGCCCCGGCACGTGGTGCTTCATCGACATGGACGCCACAGGGGACGACCAGGCCAGTTTGGTGCTGGCCTTCTCCCTGTCCTACTCCTCCCTCATGGCGCTGCTGATCTTCGCGGTGTTTGTGTGCAACGGTTCGGTGATCGTCAGCCTGGTCCAGATGCACCGGAGCCAGATGATGCGGCGCGGCTCGGTCGGGTCCacggggaggaagaggaagctgaGCCTGGCCTGGTTCGCGCAGGGGGACGAGGAGGTGGACCACCTGGTGCTGCTGGCGCTCATCACTGTCATCTTCGTGGTCTGCTCCCTGCCACTCACT ATTGCAGGCTTCATCAACGCCATCCACCCGTTTTGTGGGGACACGGAGAACCTGACAGCCTTCCGGTTCTACGCCCTCAACCCCATCGTGGATCCCTGGGTGTTCATCATTTGCCGCAAGTCCGTGTTTCGCCACCTGTGCTCCCTGCTGAGCTGCCGCTTCAGCAGAAGAGCCGTGAAGACGACGGCGCACTGCACTCTGTCTTTACCCCTCGACAATCACATACAGCGCAACCCCCCGGACGTGACAACTCCACAGACAAACACGTTCTCCAGTTTACCTCTGTGA